From the genome of Nakamurella flavida, one region includes:
- a CDS encoding aldose epimerase family protein, whose product MTVISLSSDHLQVGVAAYGARLVSVRTADREGRPGEVVVGTDDEAGWRVNTAFFGATIGRYANRIAGGAFTLDGAEYRVPVNEGRNALHGGQVGFDRQVWEASPVTDREDGQSVTFSLVSPDGDMGFPGTLTVAVRYTVHGSDLAVTVVATTDAPTVVNLTNHAYFSLAGRPAPVADQLLQVFASGYLPTDEEFLPTVGVAPVDGTPFDFRTPTAIGARWRDDDEQLRIGKGYDHCFVLDGARTPGHPQRAVRLADPASGRVMELWTDQPGVQVYTGNQLDGTQADRTGLVRQGDAICLEPQHFPDAPNRPDFPSTVLRPGEEYGHLSLYRFSTDAR is encoded by the coding sequence GTGACCGTCATCTCGTTGTCCAGTGACCATCTGCAGGTCGGCGTCGCCGCGTACGGCGCCCGGCTCGTCTCCGTGCGCACCGCCGATCGCGAAGGTCGGCCGGGGGAGGTGGTGGTCGGGACCGACGACGAGGCCGGCTGGCGCGTGAACACCGCGTTCTTCGGCGCCACCATCGGCCGGTACGCCAACCGCATCGCGGGCGGCGCCTTCACCCTGGACGGCGCCGAGTACCGGGTACCGGTCAACGAGGGCCGCAACGCCCTGCACGGCGGGCAGGTCGGCTTCGACCGGCAGGTCTGGGAGGCCAGCCCGGTGACCGACCGGGAGGACGGCCAGTCGGTCACCTTCTCGTTGGTCAGCCCGGACGGCGACATGGGCTTCCCGGGCACGCTCACGGTGGCCGTGCGGTACACCGTGCACGGCAGCGATCTCGCCGTCACCGTCGTCGCCACCACCGACGCGCCCACCGTGGTCAACCTGACCAACCACGCCTACTTCTCGCTGGCCGGCCGCCCGGCGCCGGTGGCCGACCAGCTGCTGCAGGTGTTCGCCTCCGGGTACCTGCCGACGGACGAGGAGTTCCTGCCGACCGTCGGGGTCGCCCCGGTCGACGGGACCCCGTTCGACTTCCGCACCCCGACCGCGATCGGCGCGCGCTGGCGGGACGACGACGAGCAGCTGCGGATCGGCAAGGGCTACGACCACTGCTTCGTCCTGGACGGTGCGCGCACCCCCGGCCACCCGCAGCGGGCCGTCCGGCTGGCCGACCCGGCGAGCGGTCGGGTGATGGAGCTGTGGACCGATCAACCCGGTGTGCAGGTCTACACGGGTAACCAGCTCGACGGGACCCAGGCCGACCGCACCGGGCTGGTCCGGCAGGGCGACGCGATCTGCCTGGAGCCCCAGCACTTCCCGGACGCGCCCAACCGTCCGGACTTCCCGTCCACCGTGCTCCGGCCGGGGGAGGAGTACGGGCACTTGTCCCTCTACCGCTTCTCCACCGACGCGCGCTGA
- a CDS encoding acyl-CoA dehydrogenase family protein codes for MSPSAETALFALTEDQRDIRAAVREIAEAEIAPHAADVDERERYPVEAEKALVSTGFNAVHIPEEYGGAGADAVTTVIVIEEVARVCGSSSLIPAVNKLGSMPIILSASEELKAQVLPSIASGEATISYALSEREAGSDAVSMRTRAVRDGDDWVLNGTKAWITNAGVSRWYTVMAVTDPDAAKPAQGISAFVVHADDPGFEVGPKERKLGIKGSPTREIHLQQCRIPGDRIIGEPGTGFRTALATLDHTRPTIGAQAVGLAQGALDVAVAYVKERKQFGRHLAEFQGLQFMIADMAMAVEASRTLVYQAAAATERGDANATFLASAAKTLASDTAMKVTTDAVQLLGGAGYTRDYPVERMMRDAKITQIYEGTNQVQRLVMARALLR; via the coding sequence GTGAGCCCGTCCGCCGAGACCGCCCTGTTCGCCCTCACCGAGGACCAGCGCGACATCCGCGCCGCCGTCCGGGAGATCGCCGAGGCCGAGATCGCTCCGCACGCCGCCGACGTGGACGAGCGCGAGCGCTATCCCGTCGAGGCCGAGAAGGCTCTCGTGAGCACCGGTTTCAACGCCGTGCACATCCCCGAGGAGTACGGCGGGGCCGGCGCGGACGCCGTCACCACCGTCATCGTCATCGAGGAGGTGGCTCGGGTCTGCGGGTCGAGCTCCCTCATCCCGGCCGTCAACAAGCTCGGCTCGATGCCGATCATCCTGTCGGCGTCGGAGGAGCTCAAGGCGCAGGTGCTGCCGTCGATCGCGTCGGGCGAGGCGACCATCTCCTACGCGCTGTCCGAACGGGAGGCCGGGTCGGACGCGGTGTCCATGCGCACCCGCGCCGTCCGCGACGGCGACGACTGGGTGCTCAACGGCACCAAGGCGTGGATCACCAACGCCGGGGTGTCCCGCTGGTACACCGTCATGGCCGTCACCGATCCCGACGCGGCCAAGCCGGCGCAGGGCATCTCGGCATTCGTCGTGCACGCGGACGACCCCGGCTTCGAGGTCGGCCCGAAGGAGCGCAAGCTCGGTATCAAGGGCTCACCCACGCGGGAGATCCACCTGCAGCAGTGCCGCATCCCCGGGGATCGGATCATCGGCGAACCCGGCACCGGTTTCCGCACCGCGTTGGCCACCCTGGACCACACCCGGCCCACCATCGGCGCCCAGGCCGTCGGGCTCGCCCAGGGCGCGCTGGACGTCGCCGTTGCGTACGTCAAGGAGCGCAAGCAGTTCGGCCGGCACCTGGCCGAGTTCCAGGGCCTGCAGTTCATGATCGCCGACATGGCCATGGCCGTGGAGGCGTCGCGCACGCTGGTCTACCAGGCCGCCGCGGCCACCGAGCGGGGCGACGCCAACGCGACCTTCCTGGCCTCGGCGGCCAAGACCCTCGCCTCGGACACCGCGATGAAGGTGACCACCGACGCCGTCCAGCTGCTCGGCGGCGCCGGTTACACCCGTGACTACCCGGTCGAGCGGATGATGCGCGACGCCAAGATCACCCAGATCTACGAGGGCACCAACCAGGTGCAGCGACTGGTGATGGCGCGGGCGCTGCTGCGCTGA
- a CDS encoding helix-turn-helix transcriptional regulator, translating into MTSSRLLDLLLILQTRHRVTTAQLARQLGVSRRTVLRDVGVLSTGGVPVYAERGRHGGIVLLPGARLNVSHLDPPEREALSVTGLDDAQLHGLGLSAAHERALRKMAARQEAPGDRGRLADLVVVDNTAWLADPPGGADVAALALDLRAGRRLSVRYRRSAETRSASTVVDPYGLAGKAGRWYLVADEDGVARLFALERLETHELLPEPAVLRPGCSLAAVWAELRARTETPGRVTVTTRLRASRLDLARRILGSRIHEVGDPVAGWCRVTLRYPDVESVRQLLQFADHIQVLDPPEARERVARLAREMAERHALPTTLAE; encoded by the coding sequence ATGACCAGCTCCCGGCTGCTCGACCTCCTGCTGATCCTGCAGACCCGCCACCGGGTCACCACCGCGCAACTGGCGCGGCAGCTCGGGGTGTCGCGGCGCACCGTGCTGCGCGACGTCGGGGTGCTGTCGACGGGCGGGGTGCCGGTGTACGCCGAACGCGGCCGGCACGGCGGGATCGTGCTGCTCCCCGGCGCCCGGTTGAACGTCTCCCACCTGGACCCGCCCGAGCGCGAGGCCCTGTCCGTGACCGGTCTGGACGACGCGCAGCTCCACGGACTCGGGCTGTCCGCAGCCCACGAGCGGGCGCTGCGCAAGATGGCCGCCCGGCAGGAGGCGCCCGGCGACCGGGGGCGGCTGGCCGATCTCGTCGTGGTCGACAACACGGCATGGCTGGCCGACCCGCCCGGCGGGGCCGACGTCGCCGCCCTGGCCCTCGATCTCCGCGCCGGCCGACGACTGTCCGTCCGGTACCGGCGCAGCGCCGAGACCCGGTCGGCGTCGACGGTCGTCGATCCGTACGGGTTGGCCGGCAAGGCCGGCCGCTGGTATCTGGTGGCCGACGAGGACGGGGTCGCGCGCCTGTTCGCCCTGGAGCGGCTGGAGACCCACGAGCTGCTGCCCGAGCCCGCCGTGCTGCGCCCGGGGTGCAGTCTGGCCGCGGTGTGGGCCGAGCTGCGCGCCCGGACCGAGACCCCGGGTCGGGTCACGGTCACCACGCGGCTGCGGGCGAGTCGCCTCGATCTCGCCCGGCGCATCCTCGGCTCCCGCATCCACGAGGTCGGTGACCCGGTCGCCGGCTGGTGCCGGGTCACCCTGCGGTACCCCGATGTCGAATCGGTCCGTCAGCTGCTGCAGTTCGCCGACCACATCCAGGTGCTGGATCCGCCCGAGGCCCGGGAGCGGGTGGCCCGGCTGGCCCGGGAGATGGCGGAGCGGCACGCCCTCCCGACGACCCTGGCCGAGTAA
- a CDS encoding VOC family protein, which translates to MPAPNLFLIYVRDAAAATAFYTDLFDIEPTFTSPRYVAFEAAPGVLFALWTGRSEHAVPGTPRTCEVGLIVPGPASAVDGIHARWVEKGVRIVEPPHDDVFGRTFVATDPDGNLIRVSPLD; encoded by the coding sequence GTGCCCGCACCGAACCTGTTCCTGATCTACGTCCGCGACGCGGCGGCCGCCACCGCGTTCTACACCGATCTGTTCGACATCGAACCGACGTTCACCAGCCCCCGGTACGTCGCGTTCGAGGCCGCCCCGGGCGTGCTGTTCGCCCTGTGGACGGGGCGCAGCGAGCATGCCGTCCCCGGTACACCGCGCACCTGCGAGGTCGGGCTGATTGTCCCCGGACCGGCTTCGGCGGTGGACGGGATCCACGCCCGGTGGGTGGAGAAGGGGGTGAGGATCGTCGAACCGCCGCACGACGACGTGTTCGGGCGGACCTTCGTGGCCACCGACCCCGACGGCAACCTCATCCGCGTCTCCCCGCTGGACTGA
- a CDS encoding RNA polymerase sigma-70 factor, whose protein sequence is MTEPPGAPDPGDPVDDPTAVFTAHRALLFTIAYEMLGSAADAEDVVQDVWVRWSGAAGDPDGEQIRHPRAYLARITTRLALNRLRTLSRQREDYVGPWLPEPLLTAPDLLDNVLLTESVSMAMLVVLETLTPRERAVFLLREVFGFDHDEIGVAVGCSAAAARQTAHRAREHVRARRPRFDPDPAALESAMAGFLGALGTGDLQALMDLMAPDVVLLSDGGGKRQAARRPLHGADPVSRFLLGVVAKNDPFRVELRSVNGAPGWLVHSADGLDSVVQLVVSDGRIAQVLFVRNPDKLAGAGTEHPLAR, encoded by the coding sequence ATGACCGAGCCACCGGGTGCTCCCGACCCGGGCGATCCGGTCGACGACCCCACCGCCGTGTTCACCGCCCACCGGGCCCTGCTGTTCACCATCGCCTACGAGATGCTCGGCTCGGCCGCCGACGCCGAGGACGTCGTCCAGGACGTCTGGGTGCGGTGGTCCGGTGCGGCCGGGGATCCCGACGGTGAGCAGATCCGCCACCCGCGGGCCTACCTGGCCCGGATCACCACCCGCCTCGCCCTGAACCGGCTGCGCACGCTGAGCCGGCAACGGGAGGACTACGTCGGCCCGTGGCTCCCTGAACCGCTGCTCACCGCCCCGGACCTGCTGGACAACGTGCTGCTCACCGAGTCGGTGTCGATGGCCATGCTCGTCGTGCTGGAGACCCTCACGCCGCGGGAGCGGGCGGTGTTCCTGCTGCGGGAGGTCTTCGGCTTCGACCACGACGAGATCGGCGTGGCTGTCGGCTGTTCGGCGGCCGCGGCGCGGCAGACCGCACACCGGGCACGCGAACACGTCCGGGCCCGCCGCCCCCGCTTCGACCCCGACCCGGCCGCCCTGGAATCTGCGATGGCCGGATTCCTGGGCGCCCTGGGCACCGGCGATCTGCAGGCGCTGATGGACCTGATGGCCCCGGACGTCGTGCTGCTGTCCGACGGCGGCGGCAAGCGCCAGGCCGCCCGCCGACCCCTGCACGGCGCCGACCCGGTCAGCCGGTTCCTGCTCGGGGTGGTGGCGAAGAACGACCCGTTCCGGGTGGAGCTCCGCTCGGTCAACGGCGCTCCGGGCTGGCTGGTGCACTCCGCGGACGGGCTCGACTCGGTCGTCCAGCTGGTCGTCAGCGACGGACGCATCGCCCAGGTCCTCTTCGTCCGCAACCCGGACAAGCTCGCCGGGGCCGGCACGGAGCACCCGCTGGCCCGCTGA
- a CDS encoding carboxymuconolactone decarboxylase family protein — MTADLFVPDPATELTARRELARVPITPPPGPFGRVLGWVGRRMAGRGMAGGMDNAFALAHQRQVLVAVALFERRVARWRALDGHLMLLATLAAAREVGCGWCIDYGFREADRAGLDLAKAQEIGRWRDSPVFSSVERRVVGYAVAMTATPPTVDDAMVAALRADLGDAALVELTMMVAVENQRSRFNAALGLVAQGFSASCRLPG, encoded by the coding sequence ATGACCGCCGACCTCTTCGTCCCCGACCCCGCCACCGAGCTGACCGCCCGTCGTGAGCTGGCCCGGGTCCCAATCACCCCGCCACCCGGGCCGTTCGGGCGCGTGCTCGGGTGGGTGGGGCGGCGGATGGCGGGTCGGGGGATGGCGGGCGGGATGGACAACGCGTTCGCCCTGGCCCACCAGCGGCAGGTGCTCGTCGCCGTCGCGCTGTTCGAGCGGCGGGTCGCCCGGTGGCGCGCGCTGGACGGGCACCTCATGCTGCTGGCCACGCTGGCCGCCGCCCGGGAGGTCGGCTGCGGTTGGTGCATCGACTACGGGTTCCGCGAGGCCGACCGGGCCGGCCTCGACCTGGCCAAGGCGCAGGAGATCGGCCGGTGGCGGGACAGCCCGGTGTTCAGCTCCGTCGAGCGCCGGGTCGTCGGGTACGCGGTGGCCATGACGGCGACACCGCCGACGGTGGACGACGCCATGGTCGCCGCCCTGCGGGCCGACCTGGGGGATGCGGCGCTGGTCGAACTGACCATGATGGTGGCCGTGGAGAACCAACGGTCCCGGTTCAACGCCGCGCTCGGCCTGGTCGCCCAGGGCTTCTCGGCGTCCTGCCGGCTGCCGGGATGA
- a CDS encoding SDR family NAD(P)-dependent oxidoreductase — protein sequence MTATAPNPATLTHPRTVLITGSTSGIGAATARTLAAQGWQVVVTGRDAGRGARVVTDIENHGGQAVFVPSDLTAAPDALRAFAAAAIEAAGGQVDAVVHNAALCPAVDTLTLTDDDLAATLAVNITAPHVLTAALAPAMVDRGHGAVVVIGSWMAHVGHPFVGLYSATKAAEIQLARSWAAEFGPRGVRVNTVSPGATRTPINAEDGDVIAAMTAGTPAGRPGTPEEIADAVAWLLSDASAYLHGAELAVDGGITATRSA from the coding sequence ATGACCGCCACCGCACCGAACCCCGCCACTCTCACTCACCCGCGCACCGTCCTGATCACCGGCTCCACCAGCGGCATCGGCGCCGCCACCGCCCGCACCCTGGCCGCGCAGGGCTGGCAGGTCGTCGTCACCGGCCGCGACGCCGGGCGCGGCGCGAGGGTCGTCACCGACATCGAGAACCACGGTGGACAGGCCGTCTTCGTCCCGTCGGACCTGACCGCCGCCCCGGACGCCCTGCGCGCCTTCGCCGCCGCGGCGATCGAGGCGGCCGGCGGGCAGGTGGACGCCGTCGTGCACAACGCCGCGCTCTGTCCCGCCGTCGACACCCTGACGCTGACCGACGACGACCTGGCCGCCACCCTCGCGGTGAACATCACCGCCCCGCACGTCCTCACCGCCGCCCTCGCCCCCGCCATGGTCGACCGCGGGCACGGCGCGGTCGTCGTCATCGGGTCGTGGATGGCGCACGTCGGTCATCCGTTCGTCGGGCTGTACTCGGCGACGAAGGCCGCCGAGATCCAGCTGGCCCGGAGCTGGGCCGCGGAGTTCGGCCCCCGCGGCGTCCGGGTCAACACCGTCTCGCCGGGAGCGACCCGCACCCCGATCAACGCCGAGGACGGCGACGTCATCGCGGCGATGACCGCGGGCACCCCCGCCGGGCGGCCGGGCACGCCGGAGGAGATCGCGGACGCGGTGGCCTGGCTGCTGTCGGACGCCTCGGCCTACCTGCACGGAGCCGAGCTGGCCGTGGACGGCGGGATCACCGCGACCCGCTCGGCCTGA
- a CDS encoding helix-turn-helix transcriptional regulator, which translates to MTTDRTDRAALGAFLRSRRDRLTPARAGMAAFPGPRRVPGLRKEELAVLAGLSPDHYSRLEQGRQHTVTDEVLHALSRALQLDEVERAYLRDLAAPASARRWAPREVPQRADPGMLRLMGALDHVPTLLLGRRSEVLARNGLLTTVLGADMEPGSSFVRWLFLDPTARTRITNWADFAAASVGALRYEVGQHPDDRRLADLVIDLRSADEDVAHWWDDQRVTFRTSLTKQIAHPTAGPLTFGIESVVGPHDPHQRLVVYTVEPGSPTAAVLPMLASWATEGARG; encoded by the coding sequence ATGACGACCGACCGCACGGACCGCGCCGCGCTCGGGGCGTTCCTGCGGTCCCGTCGGGATCGGCTGACCCCGGCCCGGGCGGGGATGGCGGCGTTCCCCGGCCCCCGCCGGGTGCCCGGTCTGCGCAAGGAGGAGCTGGCCGTGCTGGCCGGGTTGAGCCCGGACCACTACAGCCGCCTGGAGCAGGGCCGTCAACACACCGTCACCGACGAGGTCCTGCACGCGCTGTCCCGCGCCCTGCAGCTCGACGAGGTGGAACGGGCCTACCTGCGGGACCTGGCCGCGCCGGCGTCGGCCCGCCGGTGGGCGCCGCGGGAGGTCCCGCAGCGCGCCGATCCGGGCATGCTGCGCCTGATGGGCGCCCTGGACCACGTGCCGACCCTGCTGCTGGGGCGGCGTTCGGAGGTGTTGGCGCGCAACGGGTTGCTGACCACCGTGCTGGGCGCGGACATGGAGCCGGGCTCGTCGTTCGTCCGCTGGCTCTTCCTGGACCCCACCGCCCGGACCCGCATCACCAACTGGGCCGACTTCGCGGCCGCCTCGGTCGGCGCCCTGCGCTACGAGGTCGGCCAGCACCCGGACGACCGCCGCCTCGCCGACCTGGTCATCGACCTGCGGTCGGCCGACGAGGACGTGGCGCACTGGTGGGACGACCAGCGCGTCACCTTCCGCACGTCGCTGACCAAGCAGATCGCCCACCCGACGGCCGGGCCGCTCACCTTCGGCATCGAGTCCGTCGTCGGGCCGCACGACCCGCACCAGCGTCTCGTCGTCTACACGGTCGAACCCGGCTCGCCCACGGCCGCGGTCCTGCCCATGCTGGCGAGCTGGGCGACGGAGGGCGCCCGGGGATGA
- the purE gene encoding 5-(carboxyamino)imidazole ribonucleotide mutase, translating into MSAPVVGLIMGSDSDWPVMGAAGGVLDDFAVPYEVGVVSAHRTPQRMLDYATQAADRGIRVIIAGAGGAAHLPGMVASATVLPVIGVPVPLARLDGLDSLLSIVQMPAGIPVATVSIGGAANAGLLAVRILASGSGEEAERLAVALATYSAALQDTVIGKHDALREQTGH; encoded by the coding sequence ATGAGCGCCCCGGTGGTCGGCCTGATCATGGGCAGTGACTCCGACTGGCCGGTGATGGGTGCGGCCGGCGGGGTGCTCGACGACTTCGCCGTGCCCTACGAGGTCGGCGTCGTCTCCGCGCACCGCACCCCGCAGCGCATGCTCGACTACGCCACGCAGGCCGCCGATCGCGGGATCCGGGTGATCATCGCCGGGGCCGGCGGTGCCGCCCACCTGCCGGGCATGGTCGCCTCGGCCACCGTGCTCCCGGTGATCGGCGTACCCGTCCCGCTGGCCCGGCTCGACGGCCTGGACTCGTTGCTGTCCATCGTCCAGATGCCCGCCGGCATCCCGGTGGCCACCGTGTCCATCGGCGGCGCCGCGAACGCCGGGCTGCTGGCCGTGCGGATCCTCGCGTCCGGATCGGGTGAGGAGGCCGAGCGCCTCGCCGTCGCGCTGGCCACCTACTCTGCCGCGCTGCAGGACACCGTCATCGGCAAGCACGACGCGCTGCGGGAGCAGACCGGGCACTGA
- a CDS encoding 5-(carboxyamino)imidazole ribonucleotide synthase: MDERTQLPRVGMVGGGQLARMTHQAAIELGQSLRVLSVSPDDSAALVAPDVTLGRHDDLDALLAFAAGCDVVTFDHEHVPAEYVQAMVDAGHAVFPGPQALPFAQDKALMRERLAALGVPVPTHAVLSDAGGLPAAVTAFAEADAWPVVVKTARGGYDGRGVWVVRDADAARELEAELLGGSTTAGVPIVLEQLAPLERELAVVVARSPFGQAAAWPVVQTVQEDGICVQVIAPAPDLDPAVAVAATTLALRIAGELDVVGVLAVELFQVPRTAAAPDGLLVNELAMRPHNSAHWTQDGALTSQFEQHLRAVLDYPLGRTDLLAPCTVMGNVLGGSAPAGSAAGVVVGMDERVHHLAARFPQVKVHLYGKGFRPGRKLGHVNVLGSDVAELRRIADLAARWLGDGVWPDGWDPHQDPDAAPVPTVARALSTADAAETAR, encoded by the coding sequence GTGGACGAGCGGACGCAGTTGCCCCGGGTCGGCATGGTCGGTGGCGGGCAGCTCGCCCGGATGACCCACCAGGCGGCCATCGAACTGGGCCAGAGCCTGCGCGTGCTGTCGGTGTCCCCGGACGACTCCGCGGCCCTGGTCGCGCCGGACGTCACCCTCGGCCGGCACGACGACCTGGATGCCCTGCTGGCCTTCGCCGCCGGGTGCGACGTCGTCACCTTCGACCACGAACACGTCCCCGCCGAGTACGTCCAGGCCATGGTCGACGCCGGGCACGCGGTCTTCCCCGGGCCGCAGGCGCTGCCCTTCGCCCAGGACAAGGCGCTGATGCGGGAGCGGCTGGCCGCGCTCGGCGTGCCCGTCCCGACCCATGCCGTGCTGTCCGACGCCGGCGGCCTCCCCGCCGCGGTCACCGCCTTCGCCGAGGCCGACGCCTGGCCGGTGGTGGTCAAGACCGCGCGCGGCGGGTACGACGGCCGGGGGGTGTGGGTGGTGCGCGACGCCGACGCGGCGCGGGAACTCGAGGCCGAACTCCTGGGCGGATCGACCACGGCCGGGGTGCCCATCGTGCTGGAACAGCTGGCCCCGCTGGAACGGGAGCTGGCCGTCGTGGTCGCCCGGTCGCCGTTCGGTCAGGCCGCGGCCTGGCCCGTGGTGCAGACCGTGCAGGAGGACGGGATCTGCGTGCAGGTCATCGCCCCGGCGCCCGACCTCGACCCCGCGGTCGCCGTCGCCGCGACCACCCTGGCCCTGCGCATCGCCGGTGAGCTGGACGTCGTCGGGGTGCTGGCCGTCGAGCTGTTCCAGGTGCCCCGGACGGCGGCGGCGCCGGACGGACTGCTGGTCAACGAGCTGGCCATGCGTCCGCACAACTCCGCCCACTGGACCCAGGACGGCGCCCTGACCAGCCAGTTCGAGCAGCACCTGCGGGCCGTCCTGGACTACCCGCTGGGCCGCACCGATCTGCTCGCCCCGTGCACGGTGATGGGCAACGTGCTCGGCGGGTCGGCACCCGCGGGGTCCGCGGCAGGTGTCGTGGTGGGCATGGACGAGCGGGTGCACCATCTGGCCGCCCGGTTCCCCCAGGTGAAGGTGCACCTGTACGGGAAGGGCTTCCGGCCCGGTCGCAAACTCGGCCACGTGAACGTGCTGGGCAGTGATGTCGCCGAGCTGCGCCGCATCGCCGATCTCGCCGCCCGTTGGCTGGGCGACGGGGTCTGGCCGGACGGCTGGGATCCGCACCAGGACCCGGACGCGGCCCCGGTGCCCACGGTGGCCCGGGCACTCTCCACGGCCGACGCGGCGGAGACGGCCCGATGA
- a CDS encoding GtrA family protein, producing the protein MNLIDRVRAVLPPKYRELAKFLVVGGTSWVIDTVIFTILSHTVLAEKVVTAKALSILVSTIFSYIANREWSFNQRGGRERHHEAMLFFLVNGLALGLNLIPLAMSRYLFGFNLDNYSQFGVSIADFISANVVGTIVGMAFRYWAYRRFVFPDELAAVSTDSPSTDTPEPLEDGSTGASSR; encoded by the coding sequence GTGAATCTGATCGATCGGGTCCGGGCCGTCCTCCCGCCCAAGTACCGCGAGCTGGCCAAGTTCCTGGTCGTCGGCGGTACCTCGTGGGTGATCGACACCGTGATCTTCACGATCCTGTCGCACACCGTGCTGGCCGAGAAGGTGGTCACGGCCAAGGCCCTGTCGATCCTGGTGTCGACGATCTTCAGCTACATCGCCAACCGCGAGTGGTCGTTCAACCAGCGCGGCGGCCGCGAGCGGCATCACGAGGCGATGCTGTTCTTCCTGGTGAACGGGCTGGCCCTGGGCCTGAACCTGATCCCGCTGGCGATGTCGCGGTACCTGTTCGGCTTCAACCTCGACAACTACTCGCAGTTCGGGGTGTCGATCGCCGACTTCATCTCGGCGAACGTGGTCGGCACCATCGTGGGCATGGCCTTCCGCTACTGGGCCTACCGGCGGTTCGTGTTCCCCGACGAGCTGGCCGCCGTGTCGACCGACTCGCCGTCCACCGACACCCCGGAGCCGCTCGAGGACGGATCGACCGGCGCCTCCTCGCGCTGA
- a CDS encoding ATP-binding protein has protein sequence MRRRVLVSILLVIAATVLTLGVPLGIVSWRVVDDLVQRDLAGRLDAVAASISAQAAQSVQPGDDGGINLQRLEVAIPPGGRLDIRMAGRIEQSVGAPPIAGPTYSEQLVMAGGGLLRLSIPADQVRGEQLGALALVGLAVALSVVVGTGVALLTAGRLVTPLTDVARRAARLGSGDFRTFRRRYGIAELDRVADVLDSSAADIAALIGRERDLAGDISHQLRTRLTGLRLRLEELALHPDPEVRTEVGEALEQTDRLVTVVDDLLAAARSRRAGGARELELRPELAEVVQDWAPRLAGTGRRLVLDCPDGVLVTATAGRLRETVGVLLDNALQHGAGTVTVTVPADGPGPPMVRVQVADEGDGVPDALVGHVFERGVSTASSTGIGLGLARAFVEADGGRLELTRPRPPVFTVFLAQREEAPVDPSSSGSGVSVDGESVDTAASSSGNTNRR, from the coding sequence GTGCGCCGCCGGGTGCTCGTCTCGATCCTGCTGGTCATCGCGGCCACCGTGCTGACCCTCGGGGTGCCGCTGGGCATCGTGTCCTGGCGGGTCGTCGACGACCTGGTGCAACGGGACCTGGCCGGCCGGCTGGACGCCGTGGCCGCCTCGATCTCCGCCCAGGCCGCGCAGTCGGTCCAGCCCGGCGACGACGGCGGGATCAACCTGCAGCGCCTGGAGGTGGCGATCCCGCCCGGCGGCCGGCTGGACATCCGGATGGCCGGCCGCATCGAACAGTCCGTCGGGGCACCGCCCATCGCCGGGCCCACCTACTCCGAGCAGCTGGTGATGGCCGGCGGTGGCCTGCTCCGCCTGTCCATCCCCGCCGACCAGGTGCGGGGTGAGCAGCTCGGCGCACTGGCCCTCGTCGGCCTGGCCGTCGCTCTCTCCGTGGTCGTCGGCACCGGGGTGGCGCTGCTGACCGCCGGCCGACTGGTCACCCCGCTCACCGACGTGGCCCGCCGCGCGGCCCGGCTGGGGTCCGGGGACTTCCGCACCTTCCGGCGCCGCTACGGCATCGCCGAGCTCGACCGGGTGGCCGACGTGCTGGACTCCTCGGCGGCCGACATCGCCGCGCTGATCGGGCGGGAGCGCGACCTGGCCGGGGACATCTCGCACCAGCTGCGCACCCGGCTCACCGGACTGCGGCTGCGCCTGGAGGAGCTGGCCCTGCACCCCGATCCGGAGGTGCGCACCGAGGTCGGCGAGGCCCTCGAGCAGACCGACCGGCTGGTCACCGTGGTGGACGACCTGCTGGCCGCGGCCCGGTCCCGCCGGGCCGGGGGTGCCCGGGAGCTGGAGCTGCGGCCCGAGCTGGCCGAGGTGGTGCAGGACTGGGCGCCCCGGCTGGCCGGGACCGGCCGCCGGCTGGTGCTGGACTGCCCGGACGGGGTGCTGGTCACCGCGACGGCGGGCCGGTTGCGGGAGACGGTCGGCGTGCTGCTGGACAACGCCCTGCAGCACGGCGCCGGGACCGTCACCGTCACCGTCCCCGCGGACGGCCCGGGACCGCCCATGGTGCGGGTGCAGGTCGCCGACGAGGGGGACGGGGTACCGGACGCCCTGGTCGGTCACGTCTTCGAGCGGGGGGTGTCCACCGCGTCGTCGACCGGCATCGGCCTCGGGCTGGCCCGGGCGTTCGTCGAGGCGGACGGCGGCCGGCTCGAGCTGACCCGGCCCCGGCCGCCGGTGTTCACGGTGTTCCTGGCTCAGCGCGAGGAGGCGCCGGTCGATCCGTCCTCGAGCGGCTCCGGGGTGTCGGTGGACGGCGAGTCGGTCGACACGGCGGCCAGCTCGTCGGGGAACACGAACCGCCGGTAG